One window from the genome of Homo sapiens chromosome 1 genomic patch of type NOVEL, GRCh38.p14 PATCHES HSCHR1_5_CTG3 encodes:
- the PRAMEF27 gene encoding PRAME family member 27 — protein sequence MKMSIRTPPRLLELAGRSLLRDQALAMSTLEELPTELFPPLFMEAFSRRCCEALKLMVQAWPFRRLPLRPLIKMPCLEAFQAVLDGLDALLTQGVCPRRWKLQVLDLQDVCENFWMVWSEAMARGSFLNAKRNKTPVQDCPRMRGQQPLTVFVELWLKNRTLDEYLTYLLLWVKQRKDLLHLCCKKLKILGMPFRNIRSILKMVNLDCIQEVEVNCKWVLPILTQFTPYLGHMRNLQKLVLSHMDVSRYVSPEQKKEIVTQFTTQFLKLHCLQKLYMNSVSFLEGHLDQLLSCLKTSLKVLTITNCVLLESDLKHLSQCPSISQLKTLDLSGIRLTNYSLVPLQILLEKVAATLEYLDLDDCGIIDSQVNAILPALSRCFELNAFSFCGNPISMATLENLLSHTIILKNLCVEVYPAPRESYGADGTLCWNRFAQIRAELMNRVRDLRHPKRIFFCIDNCPDCGNRSFYDLEADQYCC from the exons ATGAAGATGAGCATCCGGACTCCACCCAGACTCCTGGAGCTTGCGGGGCGGAGCCTGCTGAGGGACCAAGCCTTGGCCATGTCCACCCTGGAGGAGCTGCCCACAGAACTTTTCCCCCCACTGTTCATGGAGGCCTTCAGCAGGAGATGCTGTGAGGCCCTGAAGCTGATGGTGCAGGCCTGGCCCTTCCGCCGCCTCCCTCTGAGGCCTCTGATAAAGATGCCTTGTCTGGAGGCCTTCCAAGCTGTGCTCGATGGGCTTGATGCACTGCTTACCCAAGGGGTTTGTCCCAG GAGGTGGAAACTtcaagtgctggatttacaggatGTCTGTGAGAACTTCTGGATGGTTTGGTCTGAAGCTATGGCCCGTGGGTCCTTCCTCAATGCCAAGAGGAACAAAACACCAGTGCAGGACTGTCCAAGGATGAGAGGACAGCAGCCCTTGACTGTGTTCGTAGAACTTTGGCTCAAGAACAGGACTCTGGATGAATACCTCACCTACCTCCTTCTATGGGTCAAGCAGAGGAAAGATTTACTACACCTGTGCTGTAAGAAGCTGAAAATTTTGGGAATGCCCTTCCGCAATATCAGAAGCATCCTGAAAATGGTGAACCTAGACTgtatccaggaggtggaagtgaaTTGCAAGTGGGTACTGCCCATCCTGACACAGTTTACCCCATACCTGGGCCACATGAGGAATCTTCAGAAGCTCGTTCTCTCTCACATGGATGTCTCTCGCTACGTTTCCCCAGAGCAGAAGAAGGAGATTGTTACCCAGTTCACCACTCAGTTCCTCAAGCTGCACTGCCTCCAAAAGCTTTATATGAACTCTGTTTCTTTCCTCGAAGGCCACCTGGACCAGCTGCTCAG CTGTCTGAAGACCTCGTTAAAGGTCCTCACAATAACTAACTGTGTGCTTTTGGAATCAGACTTGAAGCATCTATCCCAGTGCCCGAGTATCAGTCAACTAAAGACCCTGGACCTGAGTGGCATCAGACTGACCAATTACAGTCTTGTGCCTCTCCAAATTCTCCTAGAAAAAGTTGCAGCCACCCTTGAGTACTTGGATTTAGATGACTGTGGCATCATAGACTCCCAAGTCAACGCCATCCTGCCTGCCCTGAGCCGCTGCTTTGAGCTCAATGCCTTCAGCTTCTGTGGAAATCCCATCTCCATGGCCACCCTGGAGAACCTGCTGAGCCACACAATCATACTCAAAAACTTATGCGTGGAGGTGTATCCTGCCCCGCGGGAGAGTTATGGTGCTGATGGTACTCTCTGCTGGAACAGATTTGCTCAAATTAGGGCTGAGCTGATGAACAGAGTGAGGGACTTAAGGCACCCCAAGAGGATCTTTTTCTGTATTGATAACTGCCCTGACTGTGGCAACAGGTCATTTTATGACCTGGAGGCAGATCAATACTGCTGTTGA